The window CAGTAAGACACCTTAAAGACGATGAGGTAGATAGGCTAGGAGTGGAAGCATAGCGATATGTGGAGCGGACTAGTACTAATCAGTCGAGCACTTGACCAAAGCTCAAAGGTTTAGAGCGGAAGATTATATTCAGTTTTGAGTGTAAAAGCTCAGAAAGAGTACGGTGGCGATGGCAAGAAGGATACACCTGTTCCCATGCCGAACACAGAAGTTAAGCTTCTTAACGCCGAGAGTAGTTGGTGGGAAACTGCCTGCGAGGGTAGGCAGTCGCCGTGCTCTTTTTTAATATTCCGGCTTAGCTCAGTTGGTAGAGCACCTGACTGTTAATCAGGTTGTCGTCAGTTCGAGTCTGACAGCCGGAGTTTATGGCAATAATAAAGTAATGGAGTGTTGTCCGAGTGGCTGAAGGAGCATGATTGGAAATCATGTATACGGGCTTTACCTGTATCGAGAGTTCGAATCTCTCACACTCCGTTGGGAAATATTTTTCGCCATAATGTGTATTTCATTTATTGAGTAATTTTCAAAAAAAGTTCTTGATTTTTGAAAATCATCTGATATAGTAATATATGTGCTCAATTATGAGATCTGACCCGTTGGTCAAGTGGTTAAGACACCGCCCTTTCACGGCGGTAACATGAGTTCAAATCTCGTACGGGTCATTGCCATATCAAATATGGTTGTTGGAGGATTAGCTCAGCTGGGAGAGCATCTGCCTTACAAGCAGGAGGTCACAGGTTCGAGCCCTGTATCCTCCATCGTTCATGGACTACCGAATATGGTAGTCTTTTTTTGTGTTTAAAAATTAATGAACGAAATTTTGTATATATTGTTATTCGGTTAAGGTCCCGAAAGGATTCGCTTTTTAACGAAGATGCCTTGTAACCGAAAGATGGGGGACTCTATGAGAAAAGAAAAGCGTTTATTTACTTCAGAATCAGTTTCAGAAGGACATCCTGATAAGGTTGCTGATCAAATTTCTGATGCAATTTTGGATGCTATTTTAGCTAAGGATCCAAATGGTCGTGTCGCATGTGAAACTACAGTTACTACAGGTCTTGTATTGGTAGTTGGTGAAATTTCTACTTCTGCTTATGTAGATATTCAATCTGTAGTTAGAAAGACAATTTTAGAAATTGGTTACAATCGTCCTGAATTAGGTTTTGATGGTAATAATTGTGCCATTTTAGTCGATATTGACGAACAATCGAGTGATATTGCTGGCGGTGTTAATGAATCACTAGAAACACGTGAGAATCATGAAGATAAAGATGATTTAGATAAAATTGGTGCTGGAGATCAAGGTTTAATGTTTGGGTTTGCGATTAAAGAAACTCCTGAATTAATGCCACTTCCTATTTCTTTAGCACATTCATTGATGAGACGAGTTGCTAGTCTTCGCAAAGAAGGACGTCTTGACTGGCTAAGACCAGATGCAAAGGCACAAGTAACTGTGGAATACGATGATGATAATAAGCCAAAACGTGTTGACACAGTCGTTATTTCTACTCAAACTGATCCAACAGTAACTAATGATGAAATTCGTGAAGCAATGATTGATATGGTTATTAAGAAAGTTATTCCATCTCAATATCTTGATGAAAATACTAAATTCTTAATTAATCCTTCTGGACGCTTTGTTATTGGTGGACCTAAGGGAGATTCTGGTTTAACTGGTCGTAAGATTATCGTTGATACCTATGGTGGATATGCTCGTCACGGTGGTGGTGCATTTTCAGGTAAAGACTTAACAAAAGTTGACCGCAGCGCTAGTTATGCCGCTAGATATGTTGCAAAGAATATTGTTGCTGCT of the Lactobacillus gasseri ATCC 33323 = JCM 1131 genome contains:
- the metK gene encoding methionine adenosyltransferase, yielding MRKEKRLFTSESVSEGHPDKVADQISDAILDAILAKDPNGRVACETTVTTGLVLVVGEISTSAYVDIQSVVRKTILEIGYNRPELGFDGNNCAILVDIDEQSSDIAGGVNESLETRENHEDKDDLDKIGAGDQGLMFGFAIKETPELMPLPISLAHSLMRRVASLRKEGRLDWLRPDAKAQVTVEYDDDNKPKRVDTVVISTQTDPTVTNDEIREAMIDMVIKKVIPSQYLDENTKFLINPSGRFVIGGPKGDSGLTGRKIIVDTYGGYARHGGGAFSGKDLTKVDRSASYAARYVAKNIVAADLAYQCEIQLAYAIGVAHPVSIMVDTHGTSKVSEDLLVEAVRNVFDLRPAGIIEMLNLRRPIYRQTAAYGHFGRTDIDLPWEHTDKVEALKKYVSEHAK